One genomic region from Leptospira tipperaryensis encodes:
- a CDS encoding C45 family peptidase, which translates to MNRQTHPLAVLQLKGTQEEMGRQFGEIMKSIGQYEPIFDYYPVMARNLLLGSLPRNRRNVLTKGFLSICLKLAQNQMRKHRPLDFSKRTIAALQATGQSPKIEKDLFTMDAFQNSVGLLGMIQMLPELAHIGEYGKTQLVPACTSAVVWGNQSKDRMLYHARNFDFPGVDVWDLRPIVVFCNPARGLRYGYVTCRGADAPGITAFNESGLTLSFHTRFHKKVGFSGLGVIDFGHKIISEASNIHEAVEIARKHKIDSTWGAIITNYREKGPKAAIIETNFGTMDVVYSHPGSESFVNTNHYLSPKLQEGEILASPVFYNHSLSRYKRAQQILADQTSRGTTVEDLQELLSDTIDPNSGESRIMGSTIRQITSVKSVVMSPEAQKIYVSTGCAPTGDGPYLEIPIVWSETPGYKIIDPKENSKSKKKTSQSKNRSAIQHYKEAMLINDNPKLGGVIEILDHLEKAKQLTKKDPTISFLQAILKLETGQWKEASDLLEESSKLESGSCRKAQAQLWLARTQSALGNKKSAAYFYDQVKNTSNAVDGMIWKKKVALDKGSYPKRKLRQVTPNFLLVDVNEL; encoded by the coding sequence ATGAACCGTCAAACACATCCACTTGCCGTATTACAATTGAAAGGAACCCAAGAAGAAATGGGACGTCAATTCGGAGAAATTATGAAGAGCATCGGACAATACGAACCGATCTTTGATTATTATCCGGTTATGGCTCGCAATCTACTTTTAGGAAGTTTACCGAGAAATCGACGCAACGTTCTTACCAAAGGATTCTTATCCATTTGTCTTAAACTCGCACAAAATCAAATGAGAAAACACAGGCCTCTTGATTTTTCTAAACGGACAATCGCGGCGCTTCAAGCAACGGGTCAAAGTCCGAAGATCGAAAAGGATCTTTTTACGATGGACGCGTTTCAAAACTCCGTCGGACTTTTAGGAATGATTCAGATGTTACCCGAACTCGCTCATATCGGAGAATATGGAAAAACACAATTGGTTCCGGCGTGTACGAGCGCGGTCGTGTGGGGAAATCAGAGTAAGGATAGAATGTTGTATCACGCCCGGAACTTTGATTTTCCGGGAGTCGACGTATGGGATCTCAGACCGATCGTAGTATTTTGCAATCCTGCAAGAGGACTTCGTTATGGTTACGTGACTTGCAGAGGAGCCGACGCTCCGGGCATCACAGCATTCAACGAATCCGGTCTCACTCTTTCTTTTCATACTAGGTTTCATAAAAAGGTCGGCTTTAGCGGATTAGGCGTAATCGACTTCGGACACAAGATTATCTCGGAAGCGTCTAACATTCATGAGGCGGTTGAAATCGCACGCAAACATAAGATCGATTCTACTTGGGGAGCGATTATAACCAATTATCGAGAAAAAGGACCAAAGGCAGCGATCATAGAAACCAACTTCGGAACTATGGACGTAGTCTATTCTCATCCTGGATCCGAATCTTTTGTAAATACCAATCACTATCTAAGTCCGAAATTACAAGAGGGAGAGATCTTGGCTTCTCCCGTATTTTACAATCATAGCCTGAGCCGTTATAAAAGAGCACAACAGATTCTCGCCGATCAAACTTCGAGAGGAACTACCGTGGAAGATCTGCAAGAATTGTTAAGCGACACGATCGATCCGAACAGCGGGGAATCGAGAATCATGGGATCAACGATTCGTCAGATCACTTCGGTAAAGTCAGTCGTGATGAGTCCGGAAGCTCAAAAAATTTATGTGTCCACCGGCTGCGCTCCCACGGGAGACGGACCTTATTTAGAAATTCCGATCGTTTGGTCTGAAACACCCGGATACAAAATTATAGATCCAAAAGAAAATTCAAAATCGAAAAAGAAAACTTCACAATCTAAGAACCGTTCCGCGATTCAACACTACAAAGAAGCGATGTTGATCAACGACAATCCGAAACTCGGCGGAGTGATCGAAATCTTAGATCATTTGGAAAAGGCGAAACAACTTACCAAAAAAGATCCCACGATCTCGTTTCTCCAAGCGATTCTCAAATTGGAAACGGGACAATGGAAGGAAGCTTCCGATCTTTTGGAAGAATCTTCGAAGTTAGAATCGGGTTCCTGTCGAAAAGCGCAAGCCCAACTCTGGTTGGCCAGAACTCAATCGGCACTCGGTAACAAAAAATCAGCTGCCTATTTTTACGATCAAGTCAAGAATACTTCGAACGCAGTCGATGGAATGATTTGGAAAAAGAAAGTCGCTTTGGATAAAGGATCGTATCCGAAGAGAAAACTTCGTCAGGTTACGCCTAACTTTCTTTTGGTGGACGTGAACGAATTGTAG